One region of Streptomyces rishiriensis genomic DNA includes:
- a CDS encoding serine/threonine-protein kinase, with protein MRVLANRYELVEAVGRGGMGEVWRATDRELGRTVAVKVLPPELTRHEEFRVRFRREARVVASLNHRNVAVLHDVGEDTTHGETTPFLVMEFIEGRTLTAALADGAFSVFRALAVARDIADALAHSHAQGLIHRDIKPSNVMLTSEGGVKVLDFGIAKVVAETTTRLTATGMTVGTPAYLSPEQLTGRPVDGRSDQYSSGCLLYELLTGRPPFLGDSPFAVMHQHISQEPVAPSRLRPQIPGVVDDLVLRTLAKDREQRHGSAAELREALAATLTALSAPADAASRTPAPAPGAPPAPAVPPARTKADTTAGPGHTALAQQETRTAPAPPRPAVPPPGGPVDGSLPGTADGSRTPYPAPTGDGPSPAPGERRFALTGGRTIALLGLVVSGVVALGCQDMYADSSDELVDVWVAAAVLGLVLFRWLPFTSTLLWWGAGALVTAGVAIGGGVDDYGYTSVTESDFSTLYYYDSSYGAYYELPADSSGHRLFEDDYSGGYDPAQADVGRDYTAHDPIEILAAPALVLATLCLFRALSRRRLSPLAAAAGLTLGGVGVGWLALGQDEQTGVFAVAWGVVVVAAVVQEIRARRNAPPSVRRRLRFVTAE; from the coding sequence ATGCGGGTGCTCGCGAACAGGTACGAACTGGTCGAGGCGGTCGGACGCGGGGGAATGGGCGAAGTCTGGCGCGCCACCGACCGGGAACTCGGCCGCACCGTCGCGGTGAAGGTGTTGCCGCCCGAACTCACCCGGCACGAGGAGTTCCGCGTCCGGTTCCGCCGGGAGGCGCGCGTCGTGGCCTCGCTCAACCACCGGAACGTCGCCGTGCTCCACGACGTCGGCGAGGACACCACCCACGGCGAGACGACTCCGTTCCTCGTCATGGAGTTCATCGAGGGGCGGACGCTGACCGCCGCCCTGGCCGACGGCGCGTTCTCGGTCTTCCGGGCGCTGGCGGTCGCCAGGGACATCGCCGACGCCCTCGCCCACAGCCACGCCCAGGGCCTGATCCACCGCGACATCAAGCCGTCCAACGTCATGCTGACGTCCGAAGGCGGCGTCAAGGTACTCGACTTCGGGATCGCGAAGGTCGTCGCGGAGACGACCACCCGCCTCACCGCGACCGGTATGACGGTGGGCACCCCCGCCTACCTCTCACCCGAGCAGCTCACGGGCCGGCCGGTGGACGGCCGCTCCGACCAGTACTCCTCGGGCTGCCTGCTCTACGAACTGCTCACCGGCCGCCCGCCGTTCCTCGGCGATTCGCCCTTCGCGGTGATGCACCAGCACATCAGCCAGGAACCGGTCGCCCCCTCCCGGCTGCGCCCGCAGATCCCGGGCGTGGTGGACGACCTCGTGCTCCGGACCCTGGCGAAGGACCGTGAGCAGCGGCACGGCAGCGCGGCGGAGCTGCGGGAGGCGCTGGCGGCGACCCTCACCGCGCTGAGCGCCCCGGCGGACGCGGCCTCGAGGACCCCCGCCCCGGCGCCCGGCGCGCCGCCCGCGCCCGCCGTGCCGCCCGCGCGCACGAAGGCCGACACCACGGCGGGCCCCGGGCACACGGCGCTGGCACAGCAGGAGACCCGTACCGCGCCGGCCCCGCCCAGGCCCGCCGTCCCGCCTCCCGGCGGACCGGTCGACGGGAGCCTCCCCGGCACCGCCGACGGTTCCCGGACGCCGTACCCGGCGCCTACCGGCGACGGCCCGTCGCCCGCACCGGGCGAGCGCCGTTTCGCCCTCACCGGCGGCAGGACCATCGCCCTGCTGGGCCTCGTCGTCTCCGGCGTCGTGGCCCTCGGCTGTCAGGACATGTACGCGGACTCGTCCGACGAGCTGGTCGACGTGTGGGTGGCCGCCGCGGTGCTCGGGCTCGTCCTCTTCCGCTGGCTTCCCTTCACCTCGACCCTGCTGTGGTGGGGGGCCGGAGCCCTGGTCACGGCCGGCGTCGCGATCGGCGGCGGGGTCGACGACTACGGCTACACCTCGGTCACGGAGAGCGACTTCAGCACCCTCTACTATTACGACTCCTCCTACGGCGCCTACTACGAACTGCCGGCCGACTCCTCCGGCCACCGGCTCTTCGAGGACGACTACAGCGGCGGTTACGACCCCGCGCAGGCCGACGTCGGTCGCGACTACACCGCCCACGACCCCATCGAGATCCTCGCCGCTCCCGCGCTCGTCCTGGCCACGCTCTGCCTCTTCCGCGCCCTGAGCCGCCGGCGCCTGTCGCCCCTGGCGGCGGCCGCCGGTCTGACCCTGGGGGGCGTGGGGGTCGGCTGGCTGGCCCTCGGGCAAGACGAGCAGACCGGGGTGTTCGCGGTGGCCTGGGGTGTGGTCGTCGTCGCCGCCGTCGTCCAGGAGATCCGCGCCCGCAGGAACGCCCCGCCGAGTGTCCGCCGCCGTCTGCGGTTCGTCACGGCCGAATAG
- a CDS encoding spore photoproduct lyase family protein, translating to MHSPSAASDDGSDALFGLDALGPEPAPPRGGRPSFRDSDTARRLLPVREIHAEPAAAASPRGRQIIARFPEARLVEVESHWGIPGLHGNEGNVARWVRVKGETLVLGERKAPKTRPNGRSADWIAPGASNGCAMACAYCYVPRRKGYANPITVFTNIDRIVAHIGRHIARQGPKPEPNQCDPEAWVYDIGENGDCSVDALICDNTADLVHAFRQWPTAKASFATKFVNPDLLALDPRGRTRIRFSVMPPEDSRLLDVRTSPVAERIAAATDFLDAGYEVHFNLSPVVVRPGWEEAWTELLGHLDDVLPDRVKRQAAAEVIMLTHNRELHEVNLGWHPRAEDALWRPDVQETKRSENGALNVRYASPVKARAVDRLRTLIAARAPWLRVRYAF from the coding sequence ATGCACTCCCCGTCCGCCGCCTCGGACGACGGCTCCGACGCCCTGTTCGGGCTCGACGCCCTCGGCCCCGAGCCCGCCCCTCCCCGCGGCGGCCGACCGTCCTTCCGCGACTCCGACACCGCACGGCGCCTGCTGCCCGTACGGGAGATCCACGCCGAACCCGCGGCCGCCGCCTCGCCGCGCGGACGGCAGATCATCGCCCGGTTTCCCGAGGCTCGGCTGGTGGAGGTCGAGTCCCACTGGGGCATCCCGGGGCTGCACGGCAACGAGGGGAACGTCGCGCGCTGGGTGCGTGTCAAGGGAGAGACGCTCGTCCTCGGGGAGCGCAAGGCGCCGAAGACGCGCCCCAACGGGCGCTCCGCCGACTGGATCGCGCCCGGCGCCTCGAACGGCTGCGCGATGGCGTGCGCCTACTGCTACGTGCCGCGGCGCAAGGGGTACGCCAACCCGATCACCGTCTTCACCAACATCGACCGGATCGTCGCCCACATCGGCCGGCACATCGCCCGGCAGGGCCCCAAACCCGAGCCCAACCAGTGCGACCCCGAGGCCTGGGTGTACGACATCGGCGAGAACGGCGACTGCTCGGTGGACGCTCTGATCTGCGACAACACCGCGGATCTCGTACACGCCTTCCGGCAGTGGCCGACCGCCAAGGCGTCCTTCGCGACCAAATTCGTCAACCCGGACCTGCTGGCGCTGGACCCGCGTGGCCGCACCCGCATCCGTTTCTCGGTGATGCCCCCGGAGGACTCCCGGCTGCTGGACGTGCGGACCTCACCGGTCGCCGAGCGGATCGCCGCTGCCACGGACTTCCTGGACGCGGGTTACGAGGTGCACTTCAACCTCTCCCCCGTCGTCGTCCGCCCCGGCTGGGAGGAGGCCTGGACCGAACTCCTCGGGCATCTCGACGACGTCCTGCCCGACCGGGTGAAGCGGCAGGCCGCGGCGGAGGTGATCATGCTGACGCACAACCGGGAGCTGCACGAGGTCAACCTCGGCTGGCACCCCCGCGCCGAGGACGCCCTGTGGCGACCGGACGTGCAGGAGACCAAGCGCTCCGAGAACGGCGCTCTGAACGTGCGCTACGCGAGCCCCGTCAAGGCGCGGGCGGTGGACCGGCTGCGTACGCTGATCGCCGCCCGAGCCCCCTGGCTGCGGGTGCGCTACGCGTTCTGA